The window ATTTTCACCAACGTATCGACGAGAGGCGGAATCGGTCCAAAGCGGTCGATCATCTCGGCCGTGATTTCGTCGAGGTCTTGCGAAGTGCGGATGCCGGCGAGGCGACGGTAGAACACCAGGCGCTGGTTCTCATCGGCAATATAGCTACCCGGAATGTACGCCGGCACGCCGAGCTGGATCTCGGGCTCGACCTCGTGTTGCACGCGTTCACCGCGCAAGTCGTGGATCGCATCAGCAAGCATGCGCTCATACAACTCGAAGCCGACGGCGCTGACCTGACCCGACTGTTGCTTGCCGAGCAAGTTGCCGGCGCCGCGAATCTCGAGATCGTGCGCGGCGAGGCGAAAGCCGCCGCCGAGATCATCCAACTCCTGCAGCACGCGCAGTCGCTTCTGGGCATCCTTTGAAATCAGTTCCTCGCCGGGAATCAGCAAGTAGGCATACGCGCGCTCATGCGATCGGCCGACGCGGCCGCGCAACTGGTAGAGTTGAGCCAGCCCCATGTGATCGGCGCGATTGATCAAGATGGTGTTGGCATTCGGCACATCGAGGCCGGACTCGATGATGGTCGAGCACACTAGCACGTCGACCTTCTTGTCGAAGAAACCCGCCATGACTTTTTCGAGCTCGTGCTCGTGCATCTGGCCGTGGCCGACGGCGAACGTAGCCTCTGGCACCACCTCGCGAAGGCGGCGCGCCATCATCTCGATGGTTTCGACGCGATTGTGGACGAAGAACACTTGTCCGCTGCGATGGATTTCGCGCAGGATCGCTTCGCGGATGATGCCTTCATCGTAGCGCGTGACATACGTGCGGATCGCCAGCCGATCGACGGGTGGAGTTTCGATCACGCTCAGATCGCGGATGCCCATCAGCGACATCTGCAGCGTGCGTGGAATCGGCGTGGCAGTGAGCGTGAGCACCGGCACCGTCTTGCGCAACTGCTTGATCCGTTCCTTGTGCGCAACGCCGAAGCGATGCTCCTCGTCGATGATCAGCAAGCCGAGCTGTTTGAAGACGATGTCCTTTTGCAGCAAGCGGTGGGTGCCGATGACGATGTCGACGGTGCCGGCGTGCACGCCCTTGATCACCTCCTGCACTTCGCCGCGCGTCAGAAAGCGCGACAGCATGGCGACGCGGACGGGATGCCCCTCGAAGCGCCGCCGGAAAGAGTTGAGATGCTGTTGCGCCAGCACCGTGGTGGGGACCAGCACGGCGACTTGTTGGCCGTCCATCACCGCGACGAACGCCGCGCGCATGGCCACTTCGGTCTTGCCATAGCCCACGTCGCCGCAGATGAGGCGATCCATCGGTTTGTGGCGCTGGAGATCGGCGACCACTTCGTCGATCGCCCGCTGCTGATCGGGCGTCTCCTCGAATGGGAACGCCGCTTCGAACTCGCGGAAGTAGTCGTCGGGCGCCGGAAACTGATGGGCGTCAAGCACCTCGCGCGCGGCGTAGATGCCGAGCAGCTCTTTGGCCATCGCCAGCACCGACTCGCGCGCCTTCTTCTTGCTCCGCTCCCAACTTTCGCCGCCGAGTTTGTCGAGCGTGGGCGCGGCCCCCTCGGCGCCGACGTACTTCTGCACCAGATTGATGCGATCAGCCGGCAGATAAAGGCGGTCGCCGCCGGCGTACTCAAGATGGAGAAAATCGCCGTCGACCTCGGCGACGGTGAGATGCTTGAGCCCGCGATAGACGCCGACGCCGAAGTCGATGTGGACCACGAAGTCGTCAGGCTTCAATTCGTTGAGGTTGCGGATGAGCTGGCCAACGTCGACCGGTCGGCTGCGGCGTCGCCGCCGCGCCTCGCCGAAGAGATCGGTCTCGGTGATGACCACCAGCCGCTCCTCAGGCAGGCGGAAGCCTTCACTGAGCTGACCGACCAGCAAGCGCAGCGCGCCACGCGCGGCGCCATCGAGCGCTTGGGTGAATGTTTGCCCATCAGTAAGTTGTACGCGGGCGACGCCCAGCTCGTGAGTATCGAACAGCCGCGCGATGCGCGCGGCCTGGCTGTCGCTGCTGGCGACGAGCACGACCTGCGCGCCATCGGCTGACCAGCGACGCACAGTATCGGCAACCGGTGCGAAGGAAACTTCGCGACGGTTGCGCACGCGCTCCGCCTTCAGATCGCCGGTGGTGTACGAATGGACTTCGAGGTGTGTACCGTCGGCGACACCGCTCATCAGATCGAGCGACTCGATCTCGACCAGCGGCCACGCCGCAACCGCCGCGCGCCATTCTGCAGGCGTAGCGTACAGCCGCGCCGGCGGCGGCAGAAATCGGTGCTCTGCCATCCGCTCAGTGCTGCGCCGCTCCACCCCGCTCCATGCATTGGCTAGCGCAGCGTCCACTTCGCCGGCCTGGTCCACCCAGACGAGCGTGTCCGCCGGCAAGTACGAAGTCAGCAAGTCCAACGCGGGATAGAAGTACGGCAAGAAGAATTCGACTCCGGGGAACGTGATCCCGCTCGCCAGTCCACTTAGGATCTGGTCGCGTTCGACGCGCGCCACTTCCAACTCGAGCAAGCGCTCGGTAATCGCGCGCACAGCGTCTTTGTTCTGCGAGCCGCGGGCGTCGAACTCGCGCACCGGCAAGATCAGCAGTTCCTGCTGCGACGCGAGGGAGCGCTGGCTGACGGCGTCGAACTCGCGAATCGTCGCAATGGTGTCGCCAAGCAATTCGATGCGCAGCGGATTGGCGTGCGCGGGCGGAAAGATATCGAGGATGCCGCCGCGTACGCTGAAGTCGCCGCGGTCTTCTACCAACGGCACGCGCCGGTAACCCCAGTCATCGAGCCGGCGGGCGAGGTCGTCGAGATCGACGGCGTCGCCTTCGACGAGGTAACTCAAACGCTGCGCAAACTGCTCGCGCGGCGGCACGCGCTGCAACACCGCTTCGGCGGTCGTCAGCACAATCGGGTTGCGCGTCTGCTGGAGGTGATAGAGACCCTCCACGCGCGCGGCGATGGCTTCGGGGGGCGGTGACAGATCTTCGAACGGTGGTACGTCCCACGCTGGCAGATAGTGAATGCGCCGTTCGAACGGCGGCCGATCCGCGTGTTCGCCAAAGAAGAAGCGCAGGTCGTCGGTGAAACTCTCGGCCTGTTTCGCGTCGGCCAGCACAATCAGCGCGGGCCGCGGGAATTCACTGAGGTAGCGAAAGACGAAGAACGCGCGCGCGCCACCTTTGAGTCCTTGCACGCGCGTAAGGCGCCGCCCATCCCCGCTCACGTGCGCGGCGAGGTGCCGCACCGCGGCGGCGCACGGATTGAGATGCGCAGCGCGCGACGCACCCGTCGGACGCGGTTCGGCTGCGGCGGACTCGTGGGGCGGTTCGGTGGTCTGCTCACTCATCGGCGCGATTGGTTGATTGAAGAAAGGGAGATCCAAGCCGGATCTCCCTACCTCACTTACAACGCGCGCGAGCTTAGCAGCCGCCACGAACCCGGACAACGCGACCGGTGGTTGCGCGCCGCGAACGACACTTTGGACCTTGGACTCGCTTCCGTGTATCGTCCGCCCGTGCGCCGCGATATCGCTCGACTGTTCGCCTCCAGCATTGCCGCCAAGCGTGCGTTCCTGCGCCACAGTGCTCAGCCACTGGCCGATGCGGTGACGCTGATTGCGAACGCGCTGCGTGGCGGCCACAAGCTGCTCCTGTTCGGCAACGGGGGCAGCGCCGCTGACGCGCAGCACATCGCGGCCGAGTTCGTCAATCGCTTCAAGATCGAGCGGCCGCCGCTGGCAGCGATCGCGCTAACTACCGATACCTCCGCCCTGACCAGCATCGCCAACGACTACGGCTACGCCGAGGTGTTCGCGAAACAAGTGCAGGCGCTAGGGCAGCCGGGTGACGTCGCGCTCGCGATCTCGACGAGCGGGAATGCGCGCAGCGTCCTGCGCGCGGTCGAGGCGTGTCGCGCGCGTGGGGTGCGCACCATCGCGCTGACCGGCGGCAGCGGCGGCAAGCTGGCGCCGCGCGCCGATCTGGTGCTCTGCGTCGCCAGCACCACCGAGACCGCGCGCATTCAGGAAACGCATATTTTGATCGGCCACGTGATCTGCGAGTTGGTCGATCAGATCCTGTACGGCGCGCGGACCGCCCGCAAATCATGAAGCCCAGAGCGCTCGATCTTCGCCGCGTCAAGACCTACCCGCTCACCACGCGCGCGAGCAAAGTCGCGCTACAAGCGCTCGCGACCCCGCCTCGCCGCGGCATGCGCGTCGCGCAATTTCTCGCCGGCCTACCTGACATTCTCGCTGCCGCCGATCTGCGCCGCGCGGCGATCACGCTCGCGGCGCGTCATCACGCCGGCAAGCGCATCGCCCTGGGCATGGGCGCGCATCCGATCAAAGTGGGGTTGAGTCCGCTCATCATTGACTTGATGCAACGCGGAGTGCTGAGCGCGGTCGCGATGAACGGTGCCGCGATCATCCATGACTTCGAGCTGGCGTATGCCGGCGCGACATCCGAAGACGTCGCGGCGCATCTCGCCGACGGCCGCTTCGGTATGGCGGAGGAGACCGGCCGCTTTCTCAACGATGCGATCAAGTCAGCGCGGGCCGATGAAGGCCTCGGCGCCGCGGTCGGCCGCCGCATCGTGCAGGCGCGCCTGCCGCATCGGCGCTTCAGCATCTTGGCGGCTGGACATCGGCTGGGAATTCCGGTGACGGTACACGTGGCAATCGGCACCGACATCACTCACATGCACCCGTCCGCCGATGGCGGGGCGATCGGTGCCGGCAGCCTGCGCGACTTTCATCTCCTCGCCGGCGTCGTCGCGCGCATGAACGGCGGCGCCTTCATCAACCTCGGCTCAGCCGTGATCATTCCGGAAGTGTTTCTCAAGGCCCTCAATCTCGCGCGCAACGTTGGCCGCCGCGTCGGTAAGCTGCTCACCATCGACATGGACTTCATCCGCCACTACCGGCCACAGATGAACGTGGTGACGCGGCCGACGGCTGGCGGTGGTACCGGCTATCATTTCACCGGCCACCACGAGATCATGTTCCCGCTGTTGTGCGCCGCGCTGCTGGAAGAATTGAAGTAGGCGAGGCGCTACGGCTTGCCCGATGCAGCCTTGGTGCAGGTGTCGCGGCACGTACGAGCGGTGGTCAGACACGTGCGCCCGTCGCTCTGCTGCTTGTGGCTACAGGCACCGGCACAGTCGTGCGCAGCGGCCATCCCGGGACAGGTCGCGACCGTGGCGTCGGCTGGGCAGTCGGTCAACTTCGCGCGGGCATCGCGACACGGCTTGATGCACTCGTGGCGATGCACCTGCGCCTGGCGCTGGCAGGTCGAGAGGTCCTTGCGACACTGGAGCATGCACTGATCCGCGGCATTGGCCACGCCGCAGCCGGTCAGTACCATCACCGCGGCCAGCACCCAATTTGGAACGATCCGCATCTTTGCCCTCCCAAGCGACAGCACGGACTGTAGCAACAAGAATCGCCCGATGTAAATCGACCCCGCGCCGTTGACGATGTGCCGTTTCGGCAAAGTTTGGGCGCGAAGGCACCGATGCCCGAGCGGCGACCGGGCAGCGTTTTGACCGAATCACGCCGTCCGCTGTGTACGATCTCGTAGCGTAGCGTCAAAACGTTGATCACTGAACCGGGTCGCTCGCGTGTGCGCTTGTCTGCGCGACACCTGGTATGCCTCTTGCGAATTCAGTCAGCTGGATTGGCAGGTGCCGCCCGATGCCTGAGCATGCGCCGGCTGCCGTAGCAGCCTCTTTTCAACTCTGCCTGGATGACGATGAGATCTGTCGCCGTGGTCCGATCCCGGTTTCTGTGTCCTCTCTGTCGGGGTCGGGACTGGCCGTACTTATGTTGAAGAACCAGCCTCCCGTGCTCAATCCGTCCGACCTCATGTCGCACGGAGGCGAGGGACGTCCGCTCCGGCTCACCGCGCGCATAGGTGGGCGGTCGATCGCGCTCACAGCGCAGCTCGTGTGGTCTGAGCTGGCAGGTAGCGCGGATGACGAGGTGGAATTGATCATTGATGCCACCGGCGTCAGCGACTGGCCCGCAATTGTGGCGGCGTACCGCGGAGCGGTGTGATGGCGTGGGGACTGCGACTCGCCCGCAAACGCGCGGATGCAGCTCCGGATTCGCCGCCCCGAGAAGAAGAGGGCGCATCCCAGCCAGTAGCGGGGCCGCCACCGCCTGCGGTCGCTGAACGTCCGGCGCCCCCCGTACCGACCCAATCGATCGGTGGCAGTCTCAACAGCGTGCGCCAACGCTTGCTCGATCTCTACGGGCAGCGGCTGGCGCGCGAGGACTTCGCGGCACAAGCGATCGACCTGATCACGAAGGCGCTGGGCGCGCCCGCGGGAGCACTACTCGCCTACGAGCAACGTCGCGATCGGTTGGTGCTCATCGCCGATGTCGGTCTCAGTGCGCCAGCGGCCGATGTCCTGGGTCGCGGCGCCAGCGGCCCAACCTGGGACATTCCGATGCGCGGCCTCACCAACCGTCGCATCAGCGTGATCGAGGCCGCGCACCAGAATCCATTCGTGCCGCGTCCGCTGATCGAGATCAGTCCACGCCGTCTGGCGATCGCCACGTTGCCGTTCTTCCACGGCTACACTCCCGCGGGCGTGTTGGTGCTGTTTGCGAACAAGCCGCATGGCTTCACCGACGTGCAGCTGCAAGCGGTAGGGCAGGCGTTGAAGGTGTGCGGCATCGCATTCGCCGAGCTGCCGCACTCGGACAGTGCGGCGTCGCCGGTCAGCCCTGCCGCACCTTCCGCGCCAACGCAGGCGGCGGCTCCTGCTGCGTCATCTCCGCTCGCGGACAAACAACGCGCCGTCGATGCCCAAGAGCTCCATCGCTTGCGGCAAGCGTTCGATGAGTCGTTGTGGCAACACGCGAAAGAGTTGGCCGAGACCCGCCGCGCTGCGGCCACTGCGCTCGAAGCCGAGCGCGAGAAGTTTTCCACCGTTGGTGCCGCCCTCGCCAATCTCGAGACTGAACGTGACCGCCTCGCCAGCCAGTTGTCGGCGGCGCGCGGTGAACTCGCCACGCTGGCCGATACCCGCGGCGCGCTCGACACTAACCGCGCGGAAGCCCAGCGCCTGCACACCGCGCTCGCCGCGGCCAACGCCGAGGTTGAACGCACCACGCTCGGCTTGCACGAAATGCAGCGCGCGCATGACGACTTGGTCGAGCGTCACGAAGCGGCGGTGCGGCAACACAGCGAGCACACGCAGGCTGATGCCACCGAACGCGACCGCGCGGCAGGCACAATTGCGGCGCTGCGCGAACGCTTGGCGGGCATCGAGGCCGAGCACGCCGCGCTGCGCCAGCTCACCGACGCGCTGCAGGCAACCCACGAGCAGGTGGTCGTGCAACTACAAGCCATGCAGGTGCGCGCGGCAACGCTGCAGGAACAGCTCGCCAGCCGCACCGTGGCGTTCGATACCCTCGATGCCCAGCAGACGGAGCTGCGCATCGTGTACGACGCCTTGGTGGAACGCGCCGAAGCCGCGCAGCAGACCACGACGCGGTTGCAGCAGCGGCTCGACGAGCAAGGCACCACCTGGCTGCGCGAACGCACCAGCCTGCACGAGGAACTCAAGCGCGCCGTCGATGCCGCCGATACCTTCCGCCGCACCGTCGAGTCGGTCTCCGGTGAGCGCGATAGTCACGCGGCAGCGGCAAAGCTGGCCGAAACCCGCTTGGCGCAGATCGAGAAGACGCTCGCCGAGGTCCGCGCCGCGCACACCGCCGCGCTCGCCGACGTCCAGCAGGACCGTCAGCGCTTGCTCGGCGAGCTGCGGATGTGGGGCGAGCGCGAACCCGCCTGGTCTTCCCAGTTGAAAGAGGCGGGTGCCCGCGCCGAGGCCGCGGATG is drawn from Deltaproteobacteria bacterium and contains these coding sequences:
- the mfd gene encoding transcription-repair coupling factor, encoding MSEQTTEPPHESAAAEPRPTGASRAAHLNPCAAAVRHLAAHVSGDGRRLTRVQGLKGGARAFFVFRYLSEFPRPALIVLADAKQAESFTDDLRFFFGEHADRPPFERRIHYLPAWDVPPFEDLSPPPEAIAARVEGLYHLQQTRNPIVLTTAEAVLQRVPPREQFAQRLSYLVEGDAVDLDDLARRLDDWGYRRVPLVEDRGDFSVRGGILDIFPPAHANPLRIELLGDTIATIREFDAVSQRSLASQQELLILPVREFDARGSQNKDAVRAITERLLELEVARVERDQILSGLASGITFPGVEFFLPYFYPALDLLTSYLPADTLVWVDQAGEVDAALANAWSGVERRSTERMAEHRFLPPPARLYATPAEWRAAVAAWPLVEIESLDLMSGVADGTHLEVHSYTTGDLKAERVRNRREVSFAPVADTVRRWSADGAQVVLVASSDSQAARIARLFDTHELGVARVQLTDGQTFTQALDGAARGALRLLVGQLSEGFRLPEERLVVITETDLFGEARRRRRSRPVDVGQLIRNLNELKPDDFVVHIDFGVGVYRGLKHLTVAEVDGDFLHLEYAGGDRLYLPADRINLVQKYVGAEGAAPTLDKLGGESWERSKKKARESVLAMAKELLGIYAAREVLDAHQFPAPDDYFREFEAAFPFEETPDQQRAIDEVVADLQRHKPMDRLICGDVGYGKTEVAMRAAFVAVMDGQQVAVLVPTTVLAQQHLNSFRRRFEGHPVRVAMLSRFLTRGEVQEVIKGVHAGTVDIVIGTHRLLQKDIVFKQLGLLIIDEEHRFGVAHKERIKQLRKTVPVLTLTATPIPRTLQMSLMGIRDLSVIETPPVDRLAIRTYVTRYDEGIIREAILREIHRSGQVFFVHNRVETIEMMARRLREVVPEATFAVGHGQMHEHELEKVMAGFFDKKVDVLVCSTIIESGLDVPNANTILINRADHMGLAQLYQLRGRVGRSHERAYAYLLIPGEELISKDAQKRLRVLQELDDLGGGFRLAAHDLEIRGAGNLLGKQQSGQVSAVGFELYERMLADAIHDLRGERVQHEVEPEIQLGVPAYIPGSYIADENQRLVFYRRLAGIRTSQDLDEITAEMIDRFGPIPPLVDTLVKIMELRRFLKQHMVVRVMLRNGRVTLQFHHEAPVEVDRLIALAQQSKGRIRLSQDFQLSFEAADRDWDGLIAETQSLLQSLQAT
- a CDS encoding D-sedoheptulose 7-phosphate isomerase produces the protein MRSARRTRRTRFGCGGLVGRFGGLLTHRRDWLIEEREIQAGSPYLTYNARELSSRHEPGQRDRWLRAANDTLDLGLASVYRPPVRRDIARLFASSIAAKRAFLRHSAQPLADAVTLIANALRGGHKLLLFGNGGSAADAQHIAAEFVNRFKIERPPLAAIALTTDTSALTSIANDYGYAEVFAKQVQALGQPGDVALAISTSGNARSVLRAVEACRARGVRTIALTGGSGGKLAPRADLVLCVASTTETARIQETHILIGHVICELVDQILYGARTARKS